In one window of Acidobacteriota bacterium DNA:
- the ybeY gene encoding rRNA maturation RNase YbeY, with amino-acid sequence MPEVLVLNRQRRHAVPLKRLRRFALGLAGRARTDAADFSVVLTTDRTIRRYNRLFRGKDESTDVLSFPAQDSHPAGVDNPYLGDMMISIETAYRQALKRNHSLEREICTLMIHGWLHLLGFDHELDRGQMRRKELRLQRELL; translated from the coding sequence ATGCCCGAGGTCCTTGTTCTCAACCGCCAGCGCCGGCATGCGGTTCCGCTGAAACGGCTCCGCCGGTTCGCCCTGGGGCTTGCCGGTCGAGCCAGGACGGATGCCGCTGACTTCAGCGTTGTTCTGACCACTGACCGGACCATTCGCCGCTACAACCGTCTGTTTCGGGGCAAGGACGAGTCCACCGATGTCCTGTCTTTCCCGGCGCAGGACTCCCACCCGGCCGGCGTTGACAATCCCTACCTGGGTGATATGATGATTTCCATTGAAACCGCCTATCGACAAGCCCTCAAGCGCAATCACTCCCTGGAGCGGGAGATCTGCACGCTCATGATTCATGGCTGGCTCCACCTGCTGGGATTCGACCATGAGCTCGACCGGGGGCAGATGCGCCGCAAGGAGCTGAGGCTACAGAGAGAACTCCTATGA